The Pedobacter mucosus genome window below encodes:
- a CDS encoding OmpA/MotB family protein translates to MKNTYLAFALLLFVSSLTSCVVLSPKKYKALLGSKDSLYTAFNEGLIKIENLEKEVGKLKKDTALMADELRDLQSNYYDVDANYKKLKNNSSSEITKLSGDLAAREKRLKEVEEVLRKRDEATNSLKEKLQKALLGFTQNGLTVEIKNGKVYVSLTDKLLFPSGSIIIDEKGKQALTQLAIILKQQPEINIAVEGHTDNQKINNLGQIKDNWDLSVLRATSVVRYLTENSKVESVRMTATGKGEFQPLGVNTSADERSKNRRIEIVLSPKLDELYNLIK, encoded by the coding sequence ATGAAAAACACTTATTTAGCTTTTGCCCTTCTCCTTTTCGTTTCGTCTTTAACTTCATGTGTAGTGTTATCACCAAAAAAGTATAAAGCACTTTTAGGAAGTAAAGATTCTTTATACACTGCTTTTAACGAAGGATTAATTAAAATTGAAAATCTTGAAAAAGAAGTTGGAAAACTTAAAAAAGATACCGCATTAATGGCCGACGAGCTTAGAGATTTGCAAAGTAATTATTATGATGTTGATGCAAATTATAAAAAGCTTAAAAATAATAGTTCATCAGAAATCACTAAACTTTCTGGAGATTTAGCTGCCAGAGAAAAGCGATTGAAAGAAGTTGAGGAAGTATTACGTAAACGTGATGAGGCAACCAATTCGTTAAAAGAGAAACTGCAAAAAGCATTATTAGGCTTTACACAAAATGGCCTAACTGTGGAAATCAAAAACGGTAAAGTTTATGTGTCGCTTACTGACAAATTGCTTTTTCCTTCGGGAAGTATAATTATTGATGAAAAAGGAAAGCAAGCGTTAACACAGCTGGCTATTATTTTAAAGCAGCAACCAGAAATAAATATTGCTGTTGAAGGTCATACGGATAATCAAAAAATAAATAATCTAGGCCAAATTAAAGACAATTGGGACTTAAGCGTTTTACGTGCCACCTCTGTTGTTCGCTATTTAACTGAAAATTCGAAGGTAGAAAGCGTTAGGATGACGGCAACTGGAAAGGGAGAATTTCAACCATTAGGTGTTAATACATCGGCCGATGAAAGAAGTAAAAATAGAAGGATTGAAATTGTGCTGTCGCCTAAATTAGATGAACTATATAATTTAATAAAATAG
- a CDS encoding DUF2461 domain-containing protein — protein sequence MLKQETLKFIQEVAENNNREWFAINKPRYEEAKSDVLILVSELILGLSKVDPLLSAEADPKKSLMRIYRDVRFSKNKDPYKNNFGIWFSAKKGGNEPGYYLHIQPGKSFIAGGYWMPEAPHLKLIRQEIDYNIDEFKEVINNKEFRENFQLGTGNSLKNAPKGYDPADPNIEFLKLKSFEASMRLEDKEFFNPDLVNKLISYFKVVHPLVVFLRSAIEQ from the coding sequence ATGTTAAAACAAGAAACCCTTAAATTCATACAAGAGGTTGCCGAAAACAATAACCGTGAATGGTTCGCCATTAACAAGCCAAGATATGAAGAAGCAAAATCTGACGTTTTAATCCTTGTAAGCGAGCTTATTTTGGGGCTTTCGAAAGTTGATCCTTTACTATCTGCAGAGGCCGATCCTAAAAAAAGCCTAATGCGAATTTACCGTGATGTACGTTTTAGTAAAAATAAAGATCCTTATAAGAACAATTTTGGAATATGGTTTTCAGCTAAAAAAGGCGGAAATGAACCAGGTTATTACCTTCATATTCAACCCGGTAAAAGTTTTATAGCTGGTGGTTATTGGATGCCTGAGGCGCCGCATTTAAAACTCATCCGCCAGGAAATTGATTACAATATTGACGAATTTAAAGAAGTAATTAACAATAAAGAATTTAGAGAAAACTTTCAGTTAGGAACTGGCAACTCTTTAAAAAATGCGCCAAAAGGTTATGATCCAGCAGATCCAAATATTGAATTTCTGAAACTGAAAAGTTTTGAGGCTTCTATGAGATTAGAAGATAAGGAATTTTTTAATCCAGATCTGGTTAATAAGTTGATAAGTTATTTTAAAGTAGTACATCCCTTAGTTGTATTTTTACGAAGTGCAATAGAGCAATAA
- a CDS encoding DUF983 domain-containing protein yields MTGKTSKLYAIVHCKCPHCRRGDVFTGSMYGFNIQHTKEICGNCAQRIEIEPGYFYAAMYVSYAMNVIEMLFASFLTYLLFGPLVDDTFWTYLIVIFAGCFILSPFNYRYSRIILLHVLSPNIKYKPYYDK; encoded by the coding sequence ATGACGGGCAAAACCTCAAAGTTATATGCAATTGTACATTGTAAGTGCCCGCATTGCCGAAGAGGAGATGTTTTTACCGGAAGTATGTATGGTTTTAACATTCAGCATACCAAAGAAATTTGTGGTAATTGTGCCCAAAGAATAGAAATAGAACCAGGCTATTTTTATGCAGCAATGTATGTTAGTTATGCTATGAATGTTATCGAAATGCTTTTCGCTAGTTTTCTAACCTATTTGCTGTTCGGTCCATTGGTTGATGATACTTTTTGGACTTATTTAATCGTAATATTTGCGGGTTGTTTTATTCTTTCGCCATTTAATTATCGCTACTCAAGAATCATCCTTTTACATGTGCTTTCTCCAAATATAAAGTATAAACCTTATTATGATAAGTAA
- a CDS encoding DUF4302 domain-containing protein: MKKILLYSLLSLALFAGCKKDEVLVDGQRPEERVTEAVTKYANTLTGSASGWKAFLYPEGGGGYSFYLNFNKENKVTMYADLDYPPATDSMESTYRVKAFQNPTLSFDTYSYMHILADPNPNTFGGVAGWGVYSDFEFTFDKAVGDSVFLTGKLLRSKLILVKATQAEKASYDSKGLYNSIFNAVNYITTNKNLYVLLGDATKVQISIDINNKIFSLIWENNGEVATTSTGFAFTLTGIILKEPLLYKGKKISELTWDPIKKLYFTTVDGVRIEVIASNTPILPLHLLIGVNYGTIIVPNGTSYPGWSADFQARRAAAAATMLAGPYALRLDRMSFAFNSIAKTMNLTVDIYQGASRFTGVFPYTFTKTAAGAYKFTPGAPTGNAALIIADMAPLTTQRLNVDQFTLDYFTNPTSGITLGQFKSVEHSDFTFSGTLQ, translated from the coding sequence ATGAAAAAAATATTATTATATTCACTATTATCTTTAGCCCTTTTTGCAGGATGTAAAAAAGACGAGGTCTTAGTCGACGGGCAACGTCCGGAAGAACGAGTTACTGAAGCGGTAACAAAATACGCAAATACCTTAACAGGAAGTGCCTCTGGTTGGAAAGCCTTTTTATATCCTGAAGGTGGTGGTGGTTATTCATTTTACCTTAATTTTAATAAGGAAAATAAGGTAACAATGTATGCTGATTTAGATTATCCGCCAGCAACAGATAGTATGGAAAGTACCTACCGAGTTAAGGCATTCCAAAATCCAACCTTATCTTTTGATACCTATAGTTACATGCATATACTTGCTGATCCTAACCCAAATACTTTTGGTGGTGTTGCGGGATGGGGAGTGTATTCTGATTTTGAATTTACCTTTGATAAAGCTGTGGGAGATTCTGTGTTTCTTACCGGTAAATTGCTACGCAGTAAGTTGATTTTAGTAAAAGCTACACAAGCAGAAAAAGCCTCTTATGATTCAAAGGGCTTGTATAATTCTATCTTTAATGCAGTTAATTACATTACTACCAATAAAAATTTATATGTTTTGCTGGGCGATGCAACTAAAGTGCAAATTAGTATAGATATCAATAATAAAATTTTTAGTCTTATTTGGGAGAATAATGGGGAAGTGGCTACCACATCAACCGGATTTGCATTTACACTAACAGGTATAATCTTAAAAGAACCACTTCTTTATAAAGGAAAAAAGATTTCTGAGTTAACTTGGGATCCTATTAAAAAACTTTATTTTACAACAGTAGATGGCGTTCGTATCGAAGTTATAGCATCAAACACGCCTATTTTACCACTGCACCTACTTATTGGTGTAAACTATGGAACGATAATAGTTCCAAATGGTACTAGCTATCCAGGTTGGTCTGCAGATTTTCAAGCTAGAAGAGCTGCAGCAGCGGCAACAATGCTAGCCGGACCTTATGCTTTAAGATTAGATAGAATGTCATTCGCTTTTAATTCTATTGCAAAAACAATGAATTTGACAGTTGATATTTATCAAGGTGCATCAAGATTTACTGGCGTATTTCCTTATACATTTACTAAAACTGCGGCAGGAGCATATAAATTCACACCTGGTGCACCAACAGGTAATGCAGCATTAATTATTGCAGATATGGCACCGTTAACAACGCAAAGACTAAATGTAGATCAATTTACATTGGATTATTTTACGAATCCTACTTCAGGCATAACTTTGGGGCAATTTAAAAGTGTAGAACATAGCGACTTTACCTTTTCAGGTACATTGCAATAG
- a CDS encoding zinc-binding metallopeptidase yields the protein MKKTFNNGLVALIMLTILASCKKEGTLNANLDAIDQNIITNKNSTDLWLDQNFLTPYNIETKYRFDRFELPSGKNITPPKVEQVIPAMEMVRDVWIRPYEAAGGGDFIKRISPKQFVLAGSAEYNSNGTITLGTAEGGRKIVLYVINSFDKTSLASVKQMIQVIQHEYTHILNQTVDFSTEYQTVSRGGYEANWTQRSLAEAYSLGFITQYARVSPGEDFAEQSSNMLMMGRVQYNGIVAAAPADAQIKLKKKEQFVVDYFKTAFNIDFYQLQREVQLALFKISPPVLHRMLGLGVGYTTLTTNPSVDPSQSAEFLATWNTAKAAVTAIGGAGRQLVNMQLIFGTNGLLTVRYNYANAAGAALQADADYTMAVNATTGVATITLNAVQPTTTTYTNMNTLRPGVAAINTYLTTGTFRINWINQIIPGDIGFVGSLGAFYKSTNANSYFYGTMGN from the coding sequence ATGAAAAAAACATTTAACAATGGACTTGTAGCATTAATTATGTTAACAATCCTCGCGTCTTGTAAAAAGGAAGGTACGCTAAATGCAAATCTAGATGCGATCGACCAAAATATAATAACCAATAAAAATTCAACTGATTTATGGCTGGATCAAAATTTCCTTACTCCATATAATATTGAAACTAAATATAGATTTGATCGCTTTGAACTTCCATCAGGTAAAAACATTACGCCGCCAAAAGTAGAACAGGTTATTCCTGCTATGGAAATGGTACGCGATGTTTGGATAAGACCATATGAGGCAGCCGGTGGCGGTGATTTTATTAAAAGGATTTCACCAAAACAATTTGTTTTAGCAGGCAGTGCCGAATACAATAGCAATGGAACAATTACTTTGGGCACAGCAGAAGGTGGACGTAAAATAGTATTATATGTAATCAATTCTTTTGATAAAACCAGTCTTGCTTCGGTTAAGCAAATGATCCAGGTCATTCAACACGAGTATACGCACATTTTAAATCAAACAGTTGATTTCTCCACAGAATATCAAACAGTTTCTCGTGGCGGTTATGAAGCTAACTGGACACAAAGATCACTTGCTGAAGCTTATTCTTTAGGATTTATAACACAGTATGCAAGGGTATCTCCGGGCGAAGATTTTGCAGAACAATCATCAAATATGTTAATGATGGGGCGTGTGCAATATAACGGCATAGTTGCTGCTGCACCTGCAGATGCTCAAATCAAGCTGAAGAAGAAAGAGCAATTTGTTGTTGATTATTTCAAAACAGCCTTTAACATCGATTTTTATCAACTACAAAGAGAGGTTCAATTGGCGTTATTTAAAATATCTCCTCCGGTATTACATAGGATGTTGGGCTTAGGCGTAGGTTATACAACGCTAACAACAAACCCATCAGTAGATCCAAGTCAGTCGGCAGAATTTTTAGCGACATGGAATACTGCTAAAGCGGCAGTAACAGCTATTGGGGGTGCAGGCAGACAATTAGTAAACATGCAATTAATTTTCGGCACAAATGGTTTGTTAACGGTGAGGTATAATTACGCTAATGCTGCTGGTGCTGCGCTGCAAGCCGATGCTGATTATACTATGGCTGTAAATGCAACTACAGGAGTTGCTACGATAACTTTAAACGCAGTTCAGCCTACAACTACAACTTATACAAATATGAACACGTTACGACCAGGAGTTGCAGCTATCAACACTTATCTAACCACAGGTACATTTAGAATTAATTGGATAAATCAAATTATACCAGGAGATATCGGCTTTGTAGGTTCATTAGGTGCGTTTTATAAATCTACAAACGCCAATTCATATTTTTATGGAACCATGGGGAATTAA
- a CDS encoding RagB/SusD family nutrient uptake outer membrane protein gives MKKLYISIVALALISTTGCKKFLEQAPDQRTQLNSVDKVAELLTSAYPEGNYIAFTETASDNVEDKGPGIGDEEREIVFPYMWKDNDNYTEDTPTNYWNACYTAIAAANAALETIDKASDQTAYLPYKGEALVARAYAHFMLVTLFAKSYDAGAANDSPGIPYVTAPEKVVVGQYSRGTVASVYANIEKDLLAGLPLLKNTAYKIPKYHFNIAAGNAFAARFFLFKKDYNKVVQYASSVSPSNSFATILRPWNTRYNTYTLDEMYLYFTQASEPSTLLLIETASLWARTLTPRFGYGQVINDQVFTANVTGSRWVYKSAYYGQPHYSMLKWKEYFVKTSPNATIGDPYTIVPVLTVDETLLNRAEAYASLGQNALALADLNTYCSTRILNYSATTHAVTLAKIASFYGTSDPKAGLIATILDFKKKEFTQEGLRWFDILRYRLPVQHKIFAVNGSFETITLTADDPRKLFQIPSQVVLSGIAQNPR, from the coding sequence ATGAAAAAATTATATATATCGATAGTTGCTTTAGCGCTCATATCGACAACAGGTTGTAAAAAATTTTTAGAACAAGCACCAGATCAAAGGACACAATTAAATTCAGTAGATAAAGTTGCAGAACTTTTAACAAGTGCTTATCCTGAAGGTAATTATATTGCATTTACAGAAACAGCATCTGATAATGTAGAAGATAAGGGGCCAGGAATTGGAGATGAGGAAAGAGAAATCGTTTTTCCTTACATGTGGAAAGATAACGACAATTATACAGAGGATACGCCAACTAACTATTGGAATGCGTGTTACACTGCAATTGCAGCTGCTAATGCAGCTTTAGAGACTATCGATAAGGCTTCAGATCAAACGGCATATTTACCATATAAAGGTGAAGCATTAGTAGCAAGAGCATATGCACATTTTATGTTGGTAACACTTTTTGCTAAATCTTATGACGCAGGAGCGGCCAATGATTCTCCTGGCATTCCATATGTAACGGCTCCAGAAAAAGTTGTTGTTGGGCAATATTCTAGAGGCACTGTAGCTTCTGTTTATGCAAATATTGAAAAAGATTTATTAGCAGGATTGCCATTATTAAAAAATACGGCTTATAAAATTCCAAAATATCACTTTAATATAGCTGCAGGTAACGCTTTTGCGGCAAGGTTCTTTTTGTTTAAAAAGGATTATAACAAAGTTGTTCAATATGCAAGTTCCGTGTCACCTAGTAATTCGTTTGCAACCATATTGAGGCCATGGAATACAAGGTATAATACTTACACATTGGATGAAATGTATCTTTATTTTACTCAGGCTTCCGAACCATCTACCTTGTTATTAATTGAAACAGCTTCGTTGTGGGCAAGAACACTTACGCCACGTTTCGGCTATGGACAGGTTATCAATGATCAGGTTTTTACAGCCAATGTTACGGGCTCTCGTTGGGTTTATAAATCAGCATATTACGGCCAGCCACATTATAGTATGTTGAAATGGAAAGAATATTTTGTGAAAACCAGTCCGAATGCAACCATTGGAGATCCTTACACAATAGTGCCGGTGCTTACAGTAGATGAAACATTACTTAATCGAGCTGAAGCTTATGCATCTCTCGGACAAAATGCTTTAGCACTTGCTGATTTAAATACTTATTGCAGCACTAGAATTTTAAATTATAGCGCAACTACACATGCGGTTACATTAGCTAAAATTGCTTCTTTTTATGGCACCTCTGATCCAAAAGCTGGCTTAATTGCAACGATTTTAGATTTCAAAAAGAAAGAATTTACTCAAGAAGGGTTAAGGTGGTTTGATATTTTAAGGTATAGATTACCTGTGCAGCACAAAATTTTTGCGGTAAACGGGTCGTTTGAAACCATAACCTTAACAGCTGATGATCCTCGTAAATTGTTTCAAATTCCTTCACAAGTAGTTTTGTCTGGAATAGCACAAAATCCAAGATAA